From Microbacterium sp. CGR2:
AGCTGCATCAGCCGCGGAGTCAGGACTGCCCGGAGCTGTTCCTCGGCGTATCGGGTGAAATACGGGGCAAGCTCGGAGGGCACTGCGGGCGGGTTGCCGAGCGCCGCGAGCGTGTCGCCGGCTCCGGTCGTCATCGACGTCACCAGTTCGACGAACAACCGGTCCTTGCTGCCGAAGTGGTTGTAGACGGTCTGCTTGCTCACCCCGGACTTCTCGGCGAGTTCATCCATGCTCACGCCGGTGTAACCGTCTCGGAGGAACTGGACCTCGGCGGTATCGAGGATCGCGCGGTGCTTCCGAGCGGAGCTTGATTCGGGACGCGCCTGGTCGGCCATTTCCCTCACCTCCGGGGTTGATGTTTTGGACTATCCAGTCTATGTTTTCACAACAAGACTCATCAGTCCAATCTGTGCGAGAGAATCGAGGACGCATGTCCAGCTTCACAACGACCGCGATGAATGACCGAGTCGCCTTCGATCACCGCGGTTCCGGGCCTGCGATCGTGTTCGTCGCCGGTGCCGGACCATGGCGCCAGATCGACCCGACGACAACTCGCACCGCCGAGCTTCTCGCGGAACGCGGCTTCACGACGATCGTCTATGACCGAGTGGGTCGGGGAGAAAGCATCGCATCGGGGCCGATCGGCATGGACAGGGAACTGGCTGCGATCGCCGCGATGATCGAGACGGCAGGTGGTCGCGCAATCGTCTGCGGACATTCTTCCGGATGCGCGCTCTCGCTGCGCGCAGCCGTCGATGGTTTCGGCGTGGCGGGACTTGCCCTCTGGGAGGCGCCGCTGGCACCTCCGGACAGCGGCGCGCGAGAACTGTCGGAGGAGCTCCGCGGACTTCTCGCTCGGAATCGCCGGGACGAAGCGCTGGCGCTGTACATGCGGGACATGCCGCCCGAGATCCTGGAGATCGTCACCTCGATCCCGGCGATGATCGACCAGGCCGACAGCCTTCAGCCGGATGCGGACGCACTCGCATGGGCGGAATCAGCGCCGCATGAGGAACTCTTCGCAGGCATCGTCGCGCCGGTCATCGCGATGATCGGCACTTCGAGCTACGACGACGTGATGGTTCCCGCTGCCGAATCGATCGTCTCGTCGATCCCTCAGGCGAGCTGGACACGCGTGGCGGGAGCGGAGCACGACTGGGAACCTGAAGCGATGGCCGAGGCGCTCGCTTCCTTCGCGGCAGCGACGCGATGAGCGCTCCGGTCTCCGCGCACCGGTTCCCCGGCATCCTCAGGCACGCGGGTCGGCGAATCCGTCGACGTGAGGATCGACCTTCCGCAGCGAAGGTGCCGACTCGTGTCCGAAGTCGGCGCTCGAGCGATCCAGCGCAGCCGCTCGTCGTGATTGATCAAGGTCGCATGCCTTGACCGCATCCCGAAGCACGCCGGGCACCAGCCGGCGATGCACAAGGGAAAGCACCGTCCAGAGGATGCGTCCGACGCCCCGGTCGTAGCGCACGAAAGTGGTCAACGCCACGCGTCCCTCGGAAGTCCTGACCACGAGATTGGCGCTGATGAGCCGGGACTCGGTTTCAAGGCGGATCCACCGCTCACCCCGCTCTGCGATCCGCCACCCCGCGACGGTATGAGGCGATCGCGCGCTCATCAGACGAAGACCGAGCAGGCGGCGCCAGATGAACCTCTGAGCGGGGCTCGGGATGTCGCCGAACATCGCTCTGGCCCAGCGCTCGGGGGAAGCGTCGGCGTGCGTGGGCATCGAGAACGTGTCGGCGTAGTCGGCGTCCGGCAGCGAGCTCAACGCTCGATCGTCCTCGGGGATCGCGGTCATCCCGACGGCACGGGTCAGCGCAGCTGCCGCGCGCCGGCCGCGGCTGTGCTCCGTCTGCTTCATGCTCGGGAGTCCCCTCATCGTTATACGCAGCTGTATAACGATGACGGTAGCAGAGGTTGTACGCTGGCGTATAGATCGAGATCAGAGGATGGGAACACTCATGGGGGCACTCCGCACACCGCGTGACACCTGGGTGGAAGAGGGTCTGCGCGCGTTCGCAGAAGGCGGTGCGGATGCCGTGCGAATCGAAGCGCTGGCCAAAAGCATGGGAGTCACCAAGGGTGGCTTCTACGGATACTTCCGCGACAGGGAGTCCCTGCTCGAGGCGATGCTCGACAAGTGGGAACAAGAGAGCACGGATGCAGTACTCGAGCTCATCAGCGACGAGGGCGATCCGAGGACCAGGATCCAACGCGCGGGCAGGCTCACCTTCTCAAACGACCGCTTGCGGCCTATCGACCTCGCCGTCCGCAACTGGGCTCGCCACGATGAACGCGTCGCCGAGCGTCTGCGACGTGTCGACAGCCGGCGGATGGAGCTACTGCGCGAGATGATCGGCGCGCTCTGCACAGACCCGGACGAAGTCGAAGCCCGAAGCCTTCTCGCGTTCTGTCTGGCCATCGGCGAGCACTTCCTCGCCGCGGATCACGGGAGTCGCGCGAGGTCGGAGGTGCACAGCCGCGCAGCGGCGATCATCCTCAGTGCCGACGCCGACAGAAAATGAGGAAGCCGTAGCCGGGTGGTGTCGACCGTCTGGACCCGCGCAGCCGCAGACACCTGCAAGGAGCTCGCCTCGGCTTTCGCAGGCGCAGCGAAAGCTAGCCTGAGAGGATGAGTGCTCGACAAGCCAGTGTCCGTGACATCGCCCAGCGCCTCATCGCTGTCTCCGATGGTACGAACATGAGAGTCGCGATCGATGGACGCACCGCCTCTGGGAAGACCACGTTCGCAGACGAGCTCGGCGAAGAGCTTGCGGCTCTCGGACGCACGGCCATTCGCGCCTCCGTCGACGGTTTCCATCGCCCGCGGGCCGAACGCTACCGTCGCGGCCGCATGTCAGCCGAAGGCTACTACCGAGACGCTCGAGACCACGACGCGATCGTCTCGCTGCTGCTTCGACCACTCGCGCCCGGCAGCGACCGGCTCATCCGAACGCAGTCCTTTGACCTGGCGAGCGACGAGCCGCTGAACGAGGAGCCCCAGCTGATCGACGCCGACGCGATCCTCATCGTCGATGGAACCTTCCTCCAGCGCCCCGAACTGGCAGAGCACTGGGACGCTGTCATCTTCATCGACACCGATCCCGCTCTCTGTCTCGAAAGAGGCGTGCAACGCGACGCCGACGGCCTCGGAGGGCAAGCGCCGGCCCGACTCTCCTATGAGAGCCGGTATCAGCCGGCATACGAGCTATACGAGACCGAAGCTCAGCCCGAGCGCACCGCCGATGTGCTGGTCGACAACAACAACC
This genomic window contains:
- a CDS encoding TetR/AcrR family transcriptional regulator, which encodes MADQARPESSSARKHRAILDTAEVQFLRDGYTGVSMDELAEKSGVSKQTVYNHFGSKDRLFVELVTSMTTGAGDTLAALGNPPAVPSELAPYFTRYAEEQLRAVLTPRLMQLRRLVIGEVGRFPQLAAALSENGPERSIRTLTALISGLADNGLLVAPHPELAARTFNWLVLAAAINEAMLLGDGAIPTASAQSHHAAEAVRVFLAAYGSVN
- a CDS encoding alpha/beta fold hydrolase, with the translated sequence MSSFTTTAMNDRVAFDHRGSGPAIVFVAGAGPWRQIDPTTTRTAELLAERGFTTIVYDRVGRGESIASGPIGMDRELAAIAAMIETAGGRAIVCGHSSGCALSLRAAVDGFGVAGLALWEAPLAPPDSGARELSEELRGLLARNRRDEALALYMRDMPPEILEIVTSIPAMIDQADSLQPDADALAWAESAPHEELFAGIVAPVIAMIGTSSYDDVMVPAAESIVSSIPQASWTRVAGAEHDWEPEAMAEALASFAAATR
- a CDS encoding DUF2867 domain-containing protein, translated to MKQTEHSRGRRAAAALTRAVGMTAIPEDDRALSSLPDADYADTFSMPTHADASPERWARAMFGDIPSPAQRFIWRRLLGLRLMSARSPHTVAGWRIAERGERWIRLETESRLISANLVVRTSEGRVALTTFVRYDRGVGRILWTVLSLVHRRLVPGVLRDAVKACDLDQSRRAAALDRSSADFGHESAPSLRKVDPHVDGFADPRA
- a CDS encoding TetR/AcrR family transcriptional regulator; the protein is MGTLMGALRTPRDTWVEEGLRAFAEGGADAVRIEALAKSMGVTKGGFYGYFRDRESLLEAMLDKWEQESTDAVLELISDEGDPRTRIQRAGRLTFSNDRLRPIDLAVRNWARHDERVAERLRRVDSRRMELLREMIGALCTDPDEVEARSLLAFCLAIGEHFLAADHGSRARSEVHSRAAAIILSADADRK
- a CDS encoding uridylate kinase; translated protein: MSARQASVRDIAQRLIAVSDGTNMRVAIDGRTASGKTTFADELGEELAALGRTAIRASVDGFHRPRAERYRRGRMSAEGYYRDARDHDAIVSLLLRPLAPGSDRLIRTQSFDLASDEPLNEEPQLIDADAILIVDGTFLQRPELAEHWDAVIFIDTDPALCLERGVQRDADGLGGQAPARLSYESRYQPAYELYETEAQPERTADVLVDNNNPADPHTTIRPDGRLGPP